Sequence from the Paenibacillus riograndensis SBR5 genome:
GTATACTCATTAAATGGCAGTCGGTCATGGTAAGTCCAAAGGAAGTCCAGACGGACGCTGCCGCCTTTTTGCAATCCGCTGAAGGTGTCTGTGGTTAACGGCTCAAGAAGGACTCCATCGGGGCCTTTCACGATGACCTTGCCCGTCTTGGAAAAAGATGAGGTTCCCGTCAATTGCACGGACAGCACATCCAGTTCCTCAATGGTCTTCTTGACGGGAATCAGCTTCACATCCAAACCGTCCTCCACCGTCAGCTGCACCGTCTTCGTATCGAATACCGCGCCATTGTACAAAATCTCAAACGAGATATCGTAGCGGCCTTTCAGTGTGTTTTCCGGTACGAGAATCGAATAGGGCAGATCAATCGAGCTCCCGGCGGGGATAGTCACTGCCTCAAGCAGTTGCACATTTTGTGATGACTCCCACCCATCCGGCAGATGAAGCTTCACCGTCACCTGCTGAGGAATATTGGTATTATTCACGAGGGAGAGCGTAATTGAATTAGCGTAACCCGCTTCTGCGTTTGCCTGAGTCGGCACCGCATTGGCCATCACTCCGATGAATTTCGCAGGCTCGGAATCCGAGATTGCGGCAGCCGCAGAAGCAAACTCCCGTGCCAGCAGATTATAGGCATAGCTGTCCGCATATCTTCCCCGTGTGTAGGCGGCATCCGCCAGCCTGCCGTACCTGTTCAAGCGCAGCACCGCCGATGTGGCGACTGGCATCACGCTGTAATCACCTTTCTTGGCGTTGAACGCTGCTGTTACGTCTTGTACGGAGACGGCATAATCCAGACTGTTCGCATCTGTGCCGTCAAGTGCGAAGCTCAACGCCACAGATGCGCTCTCCGCCATATTGTACAGCGTCTCCAGCGCCACATAAGCGGGAGCCTGCTCCAGAGACCCGCTCTTGATTTGACCAGCAATCTTTGCCATCAGCGTGTAAATATCCTTGATTCCCTGCTCTACGCCTGCTGCCTGGCTCCCCCCCGTCAACGCTGTCTCCATCAGTGATTCTATGCGTGAAAGCTCCGTCAGATCAGCCTGGATAAGAGCAGCATTGCCTGCCGTTTGCACCTTGCCCAACTTAGTGGATGCTTCCTGCAGCTTGCCCTGTAAAAGCTTGACCGCCGACTGATACACAAAATCGGTTGATGCACCCGTGATGTAAACTGGCGATCCGGATACAGCCAGCTGCAGGTCTCCGCCGCCTGCCGGTGTTACAGGCACTGCAGTACCGTTGATATCCTTGATGCTTACACCCTCTGATCTAAAGGGTAGCGTGATTGTGCTGACAGGAAGCTTGACAGCCGGATCATCCTTGTGGTCTACTTTTTTCCAGGCTGTGATAACGGGTACGCCATCGTTCAGGAACACGTGAATGGCAATGTCCGGATTCCCGGTATCCCAGGTTCCGATATACCGGGATTTATCCAGAGTGGTCATCAGTTGATTGACAGCGGTGTAAGCCAGCTTCGGCCGGCCGTCATTATCCGTTAGCCCCCAGAATATGTCGTAATACCGGTCATCCGTACCATCGTTTTTGTAATTGTAATATTCATACGCCTTTATCTGATCGGTAACCATGTAATTCAGAAATGCGCGGACGATGTAGTCCCGCTGCGTTTCCTCCGACACGGAAGGATAACCCGCCGTGGCGGTAGGCCAGCCTCCCTCCGTCAAATAATAGTCCTTCCAGCCGCCGTATGCGTTTACAAGATCCTTCACACCATTTATAATGTTCTGCAAATTGTCGTCCGGCATAGCATTGTACACATATGGATGGTAGGAATAAGCGTCGGCATAGTCAAAGGAACCAAGCTCCAGCTCCTTCGGAAGAACACTGAGCACACTGGAGGTATGATCACCAGCCAGCAGCATGGCGTTTTGGTCCGCTTGCTTCATGTTCAGATAAGCTACCTTCTGCAGCTGCACGAACTCGCTGGGCACATAGGGCTTGGAGAAAATCTCAGGCTCATTCGGCATTTCCCACTGCCGGATCTGGTCCTTGTACCTGCTGACGGTATTGGCTACGAAGTCGCCCATAGCCTTCAGACCTGAGGTCGTATTGATGGTGCCTTGCTGGTAAAATGCATTCTTGTCAATGCCTAATACTGTAACCTGGTTGAAGCCGTAAGAGAACAGCTTGGTCAGCAGAGGATCTGTTCCGCTGTAATCGTAGACCGTATTGCCCGAAGCATCCTTCACATTCTTGTCCACGCTGTCCCAGGTGATGCCGGAGCGGTGATGGCGCGCCCCCATCTTGCGGGCTCCGTCGATAATATCATCGTTCCAGTTGAGGGCATAATGCGTATTCAGGCCGAATTTACTCTCATTATCCAGGTCGGGCTGACTGACCGGGGCTGCCGCATTGATAACAGTCAGACGCATCTTCTTGGACTTGGCAGGCTGAGCGACACCATCAATCCTAAAATCAGCCGCTACCTCATAGGTTCCAATCGTATTCAGCCTTGGGTCAAACAATACGGTATCGGTATTCTTCGCATATTTCTCCATTTGGTACGTCTTTGTGCCGGAGGCAACGACCGCCTGGTCCCCATCTGCTCGGCGCACGGTATAATCGATCTGAAAATTGTGGGCTTCTGCTCCAGCTTCCAGTGCAAGCTTGAATCCAGGTGATTCCTCCAGTGAATAGATACCGGCATAATTGCCAGACGGCTGCAGATCAATGACAGGCGGTACCGGAATCGGCTCGATGGCAAAATCGTCAATCATCAGGTTAATGCCGCCGACTACGTTCCACTGAAAGTACCCTTTCTTCAGAGCCAGTGGATCGGAATCGTCTCCGCTGGCAACTTCCACTCCGTCAATAAACAGCTTGTGCGTAATTCCGCTTACCCGAAGCTCGTAATCATGCCACTCATCAAGCAGCGACTTGACATAGTTGGCTAAATAATAATTGCCGCCAAGTGTTGTTTTTCGCATCAGAAAATATTTGGAGTTGTGTGTCGCCCATTCCAAGGCATTGTTGTTGCCATCGTCTACCGACCGGTAACGAAAGCGCCAGGTATTCTGAACCGCTTCGCTCGTTCGTTCATATCTCACCTTGAATTTGACGGTGAAATTGTCCGCATTCAGGTACATCGGAAGATTCAGCCTGGCGCTCCCCGACCCATTCAGATTGAACACCTTGTTGCCGTCCGGCAGCTGAATAACCTTCGTATTTCCGCCTACGTTCCAGCCAACGGGGGCAACATTCAGCGTTTCTCCTTCAAAATCATTGATATAGGGTACGATTCCCCCGATAGGAACCGTAATTTCCCCCGACTCCGGGTAGCGCACTGTCCTTCCCTCATCATTCTGAGCGGTCAAATAATAGCGGATCTTGCTGAACTGGTTCGTCCCGGCAATGGTACCTGAATAGGGGCCTGTCCCGCTTCCTGCCGCCTGAATGATCTGATCAGGAGCCGCTTCCCCGTATGCATAGTGAATCGAGGCGTCAAGCACAGAATCCCCACCCTTAACGGAAAAGGAAAGCGGAAGATCCGAATTGTAAGGAATCTCTCCCGCCGGTGTGTGAACGATGGAGAATTCAGCCTGGTCCTCAATAGGCGAAACCCGGACTTGCTTCACCTTAAGATTTGCGTTTGAGCTGGCGCTTAGGCTTTTCAACGAGAAACCGGCTCCCCCAGCAGAAAGTGTGGCGTCCGTGAAAGTCGTAACCAGTGTTCCGTCCACATATAGACTGAATGCGCTTCCTTTAACCTCCAGCCGGTATTGATGCCAACTCGACAGGCTGAAGCCGGGAATGGCCGCTCCGATATCGGCCGGTGTCCCCACTTGGACGGTTGTGGAGGAATTGGGGTATTTCCACATTTCAACCGACTTGGTGCTTTTGAATTCCAGAAAATAATAGGCAGTTCCGGAGAAATATCGGAAGATAACCCGGAACCGGTCTCCCTGCGCGGTGAACTCCATGTTGTAATCGGTGGAGCTGTAGGGCAGTTTGGAAGCCTTGACCACTGCACGCTGTGGAGAGGTCAAGGATGTAGTGCCCTCCAGCTGCGCTTCTGTTCCGGCCCCGCCTATGGACCATGCGTTGCTTCCGAATAAATCCCAGTTGTCCAATCCTCCTGTGAAGCTGTCCTCAAACATCGGGGAAGGCTCAGCAGCTCCGGCATAAACGGGAAACCATGGAAGCAAAAGAATGGCAAGCAGGACTGTGGACAAGCGTTTGAACGAGTGACTCATGAATGGATTCTCCCCTCGTACTTGCCTGAATTCGTCTTGTACCTCTCATACCGTAAGTCAACTTTTTTACTTGTTTTCACATGAACAATGCCCTCCTTGCCCTCAGGCTGACAACACCCCCC
This genomic interval carries:
- a CDS encoding sugar-binding protein; its protein translation is MSHSFKRLSTVLLAILLLPWFPVYAGAAEPSPMFEDSFTGGLDNWDLFGSNAWSIGGAGTEAQLEGTTSLTSPQRAVVKASKLPYSSTDYNMEFTAQGDRFRVIFRYFSGTAYYFLEFKSTKSVEMWKYPNSSTTVQVGTPADIGAAIPGFSLSSWHQYRLEVKGSAFSLYVDGTLVTTFTDATLSAGGAGFSLKSLSASSNANLKVKQVRVSPIEDQAEFSIVHTPAGEIPYNSDLPLSFSVKGGDSVLDASIHYAYGEAAPDQIIQAAGSGTGPYSGTIAGTNQFSKIRYYLTAQNDEGRTVRYPESGEITVPIGGIVPYINDFEGETLNVAPVGWNVGGNTKVIQLPDGNKVFNLNGSGSARLNLPMYLNADNFTVKFKVRYERTSEAVQNTWRFRYRSVDDGNNNALEWATHNSKYFLMRKTTLGGNYYLANYVKSLLDEWHDYELRVSGITHKLFIDGVEVASGDDSDPLALKKGYFQWNVVGGINLMIDDFAIEPIPVPPVIDLQPSGNYAGIYSLEESPGFKLALEAGAEAHNFQIDYTVRRADGDQAVVASGTKTYQMEKYAKNTDTVLFDPRLNTIGTYEVAADFRIDGVAQPAKSKKMRLTVINAAAPVSQPDLDNESKFGLNTHYALNWNDDIIDGARKMGARHHRSGITWDSVDKNVKDASGNTVYDYSGTDPLLTKLFSYGFNQVTVLGIDKNAFYQQGTINTTSGLKAMGDFVANTVSRYKDQIRQWEMPNEPEIFSKPYVPSEFVQLQKVAYLNMKQADQNAMLLAGDHTSSVLSVLPKELELGSFDYADAYSYHPYVYNAMPDDNLQNIINGVKDLVNAYGGWKDYYLTEGGWPTATAGYPSVSEETQRDYIVRAFLNYMVTDQIKAYEYYNYKNDGTDDRYYDIFWGLTDNDGRPKLAYTAVNQLMTTLDKSRYIGTWDTGNPDIAIHVFLNDGVPVITAWKKVDHKDDPAVKLPVSTITLPFRSEGVSIKDINGTAVPVTPAGGGDLQLAVSGSPVYITGASTDFVYQSAVKLLQGKLQEASTKLGKVQTAGNAALIQADLTELSRIESLMETALTGGSQAAGVEQGIKDIYTLMAKIAGQIKSGSLEQAPAYVALETLYNMAESASVALSFALDGTDANSLDYAVSVQDVTAAFNAKKGDYSVMPVATSAVLRLNRYGRLADAAYTRGRYADSYAYNLLAREFASAAAAISDSEPAKFIGVMANAVPTQANAEAGYANSITLSLVNNTNIPQQVTVKLHLPDGWESSQNVQLLEAVTIPAGSSIDLPYSILVPENTLKGRYDISFEILYNGAVFDTKTVQLTVEDGLDVKLIPVKKTIEELDVLSVQLTGTSSFSKTGKVIVKGPDGVLLEPLTTDTFSGLQKGGSVRLDFLWTYHDRLPFNEYTLDMQIVETDKNKLIYHDPSLPLEFNLIQQAHGLTIDGDLSDWEDAFPFHLRSKSQHASGYRDPGNLEAAAYAKWNAEGMYVAVSVQDDIHKQSENPANMWKNDSVQVSLDPLNNRESPYGPDDTEWGFALANDGRRLINIFNSTQPNPNGDVSGLTPFEAVRDEAAHRTIYEFQLPASYIKDLKPELEGRIGLNIAVNDADLQNGRDDFVQWTQGTADSKNTSLYDSFIFIDYTPPEPSADSESPTWPGYAAVTASDVTTNSVTLNWTEAQDNTAVTGYRIIWGDSVSMSVHGSVTDAVYGTVTDSVYATATSAVITGLNADTPYTFIVYARDAAGNWSVNGLEVRMRTASMPSAAGVIWTPFQADAVASRQVAKFRPEEYGHHQT